The genomic interval CTGTAGGTATATGAACCAGTGGATGAAGGCTCATATATTAAGATGATTGATATGGTTAGTGGGAGTGGCGGCCAATTGCAGGTATGGATTGAAACAGTCAatccaatatatatttagtacaGCTGCATGCTCACTCTAGTACACAATGAAGAACTGTTTCTCCCTttgttttacataaaaatactACTATGTGGATTAGAACCAACAAATTTACTGTTTTGAGATGAACAAATATTATAACATTAACTTGAAGTCTTGTCATTATTTTCCAAAGATAGTAATCTAAGCTCCTACTATCTTTCATCCAGATCAATGATATAAGTGGTTACTTGCCCGGCCGGATTGTTTTCTTCTTGGTATGCATCTATTATCAATATCTGAACCTCTTTTGCATAGATACTTGCAActtcatttaaaattaatcCCAATATATTcttacatttaaatttattttactgtCATGTGCTCTTACAGGTGAACTGTCATCTTACACCACGTCCCATCCTGCTAACTAGACATGGTGAAAGTTTAGATAATGTCAGAGCACGAATCGGAGGAGATTCATCTTTGAGGTCTTCAATTCCCTTACCTGCAAATTATGTCATCTAACCTATGCTGCTGCACTACATTACATTTAGTTTGGAATCTTACATTTGAGAACAATGCATGACAAGCTCCAAATATTCACTAATCTTTCATTATTGCATAAAAAATGCTAACTATTGTccgggatttttttttggctaattgATGTTTTAGTTGAAAAAACTTTTTCACATCTGCATGTTCTATCTCCACCATGAAATGTCCTTCAAGATTAATGCAAGTTTCAAGGCTCAAATGAAAGATTTCTTAAGTTGCCTTTGATGAACCTTTTGTCATGTGATACCTCCAGAGCATGCATATctgtttaaatttgacttatgaTTGATCTGGTGCTAGATGTGAGATTAACATGTAACATCTATAGCAGGGTTGAGGAGTCTTATTTTTTGCCttaaaaggagagaaaaacatAAGTGGTTACAGGCTTATAGCATGCATGGTGACTGATTAGCATTAATCTTATGCAATATATCATGCAACAAGCCAACAACCAAGTAGTGGTAGTTAAAAATGTACAGACTTCAGACAAAGTAGTTCCATGCGTGCTTGCATATACCATATTTGAGACCTCCTTTGCTTCCACTGATGGAACAAATGGTATGCAGTGAGACCGGGTTGCTTTATTCAAGGAAGCTTGCCAGCTTTATAGAGAAACGGCTGGCTTCTGAGAGGACTGCATCTGTAAGTTTGCTTTTTGTCACTTGTAGTTGAGAAAGAAGCTTCTCTATTGAATTTGTGTGTGGCATTTGATGCAGATATGGACTAGCACACTTCAGAGGTCAATATTAACAGCACATCCAATCATTGGATTTCCAAAGGTCAGTTTGCTCTAGGCAATTAACAAACTCGAGTAAGAATTTATCACCACTTCTGACTGTCAAACCTGACATGTTTTCCACATGTTTTCTAGATACAATGGCGTGCTCTTGATGAAATAAACGCTGGCATCTGTGATGGGATGACATATGaggaaataaagaaaattaaaccTGAAGAATATGAGTACGCAAATTAATTGGtttttactttgttttgttttcttctatgAAACTAGACATGCCTAAGCTATCTATTGTTGCATCTGTTCTCTGAGGAAGCCCATGTCTCGCCAAGTAAACTGGAGACTACCATTTTATGTTTGCACGGTTATGCCCTAAGAATGtgcaaaaatttaaagttaaatgaGGACATTATATGCCCTGCAATTTCGTCACTCTTGTAAAAGTTGCAGTTGGTGGCCTAATTTTCAGCATAAGCGGAGCATTTTGGCATCTGAAAATATACCCTTTTTTATGTTAGTGAACTACCTGTTGCTCTTTTATGAAGAGTTAAGCTCAGTAACTTTGGCCTGCTGTATTGCATAGAACCAGGGCAGGTGCTGCACATGCTGCCTTGCCAGTCCTCTTCTGATATCTtactatattatataagaaaatgtCATTACaagtattttatttagatcCATATGATGCTTTTCAGATCACGTAGCAAGGACAAGCTAAGGTATCGTTATCCTAGAGGAGAATCCTACCTCGATGTCATTCAAAGGTTAATCCAGGCTATGTGAAAATTATCACGTGCGGACATGCCGCATTACATGATTCACCTGTTGTAGCTATTTCTCGTGCAATTTAATCTTGACACACTTCTCTGCTCAGATTAGAACCTGTAATTATTGAGCTTGAACGGCAGCGTGCTCCAGTTGTAGTCATATCTCACCAGGTAAGCAACCTTTAGCATTCTtctaaatatttcattttttacttcGAATTGTGGATATGTGAGGGAAACTTGTTGTAGGCTGTGCTAAGAGCACTATATGCATATTTTGCGGATAGACCACTGGAGGAACTTCCTAACATTGAGGtaagacattttttttgaattttaaatcacTCTTACCCTTGCTCATCatgactgatttttttttcccctctagATACCGCTTCATACAATAATTGAGATACAAATGGGTGTTGCTGGTGTTCAAGAGAAAAGATACAAACTCATGGACGCAGTGAACCCCACAGCAGGGATTTAGGACATGACACGTGGAGCTGAAATCCTAAAAGAAATCCGCCTAATAAATTTCTTTCTTCTGATGAACTTTGCAAATCTCCCCATGCATTACTTAACATCCATGGGAAGTAAAACTATTGTTGTGGACAATTAACATGGCTGGTTCAGGTCATAGACGGCctcaaattttgaatggatATGTGGGTATGTACTAAGGTTGGCAACTGCAGACTAACGCTCAGATAGCACTGTATTCCGGCCTTCTGAGTTCTAAATTTGTTTGCTGAGGATTCGCATGTACATTTTCAATTCTTGTGATCAATGTGGGTtacttccaaaaaaaatgttcagttCGTTGCTATCAATTTGCCTTGTCAAACGGCCGGGTGtatgcatttatttatattactttCCGCTTGATGGTTTGCTTGATTAACTTGTCATATCATCAGATTAAcattataggtaactatttttttacggATCCGGATTCAATTACATTGTCTCATAACATTTTCGGTTTGAGTCACAGACATGTGAGACCTATGTGGGTTCAGGCACATTACATGTTAGTGACTTAATGTCACTGAAAATGTTACGGGGCAATGTCACCGAATTTGTGTCCGTAGTCTGATGAGTTTGTGCACAATTTGCCTGTTTGACAATCCTACAACCGGTAAATAAACAGTTTATTTGAGCGGAACATAAATTCTCTCGTTCGTACTATGTTATCCTTTAGAGGTGATGGGATAAGGgcaaaagttatatttataaataaaaaataatttataaaaaaattatataatgttACTAGGGAACTAAATGTAAaggatggaaaataaaatacgataagaaaactttaatatcaactctaaatttaacgctaaaaatttaaatttaaatttataagcataagcaaaagtaacTACGGTGTTTGTTTCGTTTGGAGATTACTCCGGGAATCAATGGGGTTTACTTCGTACGGATTTTAATCTGAACAGGCCTATATTTAACATCAGTTGTTCACCCTCCgggttgtttgaaaaaaaaaagttatatgtcCATACTTCGCAACAGAACTATATCTAACCAGAAAATAGTTAACTTAAAGCATAAGtatagcaataaaaaaagcTTTAGAAATATCCTTAATGGATTGTATAATACAGTTCAACGGATAAAAAAGTTACGGACAAAGACACATGTTGAGGAAAATAAATAGGGTTGATgtcaatttgttattttaaagTACAATTTTCATTTCTACTATACCAAActaaccaaaaataataagattaCTGTTCCAAGTTAGTTTGTCCGGTGTCTTGCAACAATACGGATCATTCcatcatttaaattttcagtgtGGTAAGGTGGGAGGGAATTGAAGTGAATGAATAAACAGGAGatgattttgaaaaaaaaaaagaaaatgctttATGATTCATCAGAAATTGATTTAGGGTTCATCGGTGCAACATAATGCTTATTGAATACACTATCAATCACTAACTTTAGTAATTCCATGAGGTGAAGCATGGTATGATTTCAATATTAGGTTATCAAAgtactccatattttttatatgacaccgttgacttttgaatctatgtttgaccactcgtcttattcaaaatttatatctaaatatgcaaaattataaagcatactaaagttcctataataataaatcatattataataaaataattaataattatataattttttaaataagactaaaggtcaaacgtggatataaaagttaacgacgtcatataaaaaatatagagaatatAGAGGTAGTATATCAATTCGACAGTTTTATTGGCATCTATGTATTTTAGCTTTATTGACACATCCAAGCATACACATCTTGCTTATATCAATCGGGAAGACGGTGTTGCTTGTCGGGTTGACGCAAGAGGGTAACAGTACCAACCTTGATGCAGCGATATAGTCGCTCCTCAACATGGAGAAGCAGATGAGGCTGGTCGGCGATGCCGTTAGCGTTAGAAAGGCCACGATCGACATTGTCGAGCTCTGCTACAAGGCCGTCGCGTGAAAGACGCTCAACGATCAGATTGTGCTCCTCTCCAAGAGGAGGGTCGGACGTTTGGACCTCACATGGTGGCGGCGGAATCGGGCCGTGGCTAGGCGAGCTGGAGCGTCGACTGCCTGATCTAGACCAACGGCTGGAGTGAGCGGCGTGGATCAGGTGGCGAGCTAGACGTGCGACATCggagaagcggcggcggaggcggcgtggcagcaggggcggggcgggggcgaGGGGGCGGCTTCGACGGCAGGGGCGAGCGACGGGTgtgcttttcctttttttcttttttttctttttacttgtGCGACATGTGAGTGGACGGACGGACAAAAgcagtatatttataacttgtaaatataacttttacatgtgtttttagtgatataaaaacaaacgCTTCaggaaataaattatgatgaaaaactttcaaattaactctaaatttaaggttaaattaaattttaatttagtttataaaactaagggaaagtgaaaaaataagacCCGTTATACTTTAGTTGCACTTTAGATGAGTACAACTATTTAAGGACCTCTGCTTCGCCCTTCTAGTCCAACATGTAATGCCTAATTGCCTATGTAAGCTACTTAACCGCCAAAATGCACGGCcttgttcctttttttctgaTCATGaactttggtttttttaattatatgcttCCTAGACTTTTAAATAACATGTTacacgaaaaaaaatcatatatatatttttagaatattttttatgaaaaggcACCTTTGAACTGGTAAGAGCTAATCCTCAGTTAGCAATCCCAAAAATTAGATTATTCTCAGCTATCTTAAACGGATGTAATActcgtttttcttttatccatgAGTAATTTTAACATCCTTGAGGAGTTATCAGaagatatcactgttttctaaatttgataccgtaagaatagaaaaaatacttCTCCTGATAACTCTCCgaggatggaaaaaatgttCTTTATCGATGGCATAGACTATAGTCGGTGGCCAAGCACTTAAAAGAGGAATCGTATCTCGCAGGGATAGCTGATCAGCCATccacaaaaatacaaaatggtTTCTACGTTTATAGTCATGAAATTTACCGTGGTAATTGAGTAGTATAACCGTTGGTTGCTCACTTCACTTGCTTATAAGAGCGAAGTGGTTGGTACCTTCGCGGCCATAGCTCGTCACGCAAACTCGTTCGTTCAATTACAAACCACCTTCCACCAAGCAGCGCGAGCTGGCAAGCGCCTAGCTCGATCagctcaccaccaccatgtcACGGCGGAGCaagccatcgccatcgccgccgccgcagcagcagcgggcAGGCGGGTGGTGGAGCGACGGCGGGACGACAGCCCTCATCGACGCGTGGGGCCCCCTGTACGTCGCGCGCAACCGCGGGCCCCTCCCCGTCAAGGcgtggcgcgcggcggccagCGCCGTGAACgtgcaccgcgccgccgccggctaccGCTTCAACCGCACCCGCGCGCAGTGCCAGACCCGCCTCCGCACGCTCAAGGAGCGGTACAAGAGGGAGCTCtccaagccgccgccgtcggggtGGCGCCACTTCTCCCGCCTCCGGGCGTTCCTGGCCGGCCCGGACGGTCCGCCTCCGGGCTTCCCGGCCAAGACGCTGGCCTCCTCGGTCAAGATGGAgaagggggaggaagaggaggagaaatGTCAGCAGGAGGTGATCGGCAGCGGATCAGCCGGGCCGCTGCTAGGTAGGTGGACCGTCCCGACGAGGCCAAGGAACGGGGCCCGTCGCGGCGTGCTGCCCGGCAGAGGTGGTGACGAAGCTGGCGGAGGTTTACGAGCGCGTGGAGTTGTCGAGGCTCGACGGCGAGAAGGAGAAGATGGCggtggagagggagaagaCCGTGCTGCCCTTGCATGATGCCGTCAAGGTGAAGGAGGAGAAGCTGGAGATGGACACCTGATCCGAGCAGCTACGTAGGGTAAGGAACGAAAATATTTACCAGTGCACGGTGCGTGAATTAATAAAGTGAGTTCACGACATTTCTAAtactaaggccctgtttagttctaaaatttttttctaacatcacatcgaatctttaaatacataaataaagtattaaatataaataaattgaaaaactaattatatagttatataagaaattatgagacgaatcttttgagtctaattagtctattgttagtcataagtactatagtaaactatgtatgctaataacagattaattagactcaaaagatttgtctcgtggtttctactcgagccgtgaaatttgtttttttattcatgttcaAATACTTTTttcgatatccgatcaaacgtttgatgtgacacttaaaaatttttattttcctaactaaacaccacctaacttTACCATGCACCAACAACTAACTTCTCTCTCTCAGTTCGATCTCTAGTATAGTATATTTCACCTTCTCTCCTTTGTTTATTTGGCGTAAaacttatttatgtttgacttgTTGACGCAGGTTTGTTGTTCCTCGCGCGAGGAACGCTGGCGGCTGGCGGTTGGGACGAACCGACGAGGAATGCTGAGTTGCTGACAGTGACTACTGAACGTAGGGGAAGATTACAACTAGCAGCTTAGATAAACATGTTTTAGCGAAACCAGATCTATGTTACTACTACTAATTACCACCACTTTACCCCATGAACGCATGCCTAGATTCTGTATTAGACCGATCGACGCCTGCCGCTCGAAAGTCCGCGGGCTAACGCTACCACTAAGAACAAGTtgaatagtatagccaactacatGCCCCAATTCATTTATAaacaatctaatagttaattcatataatagttatctacaaaacatcaatacatgatctcacatatcatacacatattttgtcttgaagcTCATATACaactagctacaaattagtagccaacctctcttctcttctctcttatctctttaaaatatcttctcttctctcttatctctttaaaatatatttataactggtttatagcctgttaTACCTGTTATAACCACTCCAGCACACGCCCGGCTGCCAAGTGCCCACGAACCACAAACCCACCCGCGGACCCGCCATCCAAAACCAAACGCCTCTCCACGGCACGCACCGGCACCGACGCGCGTCTGCCCGCGCATTTCGACCCGGCTGCGCTCCGCTccccccggccgccgcgtcgctgaCAAGACCGGGACCGAGACCGACCGCGCGACGCGAGCCACCCGCCCAAACGTGGCAACACCCCGCCCAAGCCAGGCATCCCGCCACGACGCGAGGGCGCGATCCCGCAAACCAGCCCAGTTTACGTGCGACGCACCGTAAAACGCAAGGCGCCGCTCTCTCGCGTCGCGAGGTTTTCATATCCTCAACGCGGAGGCCAGCCTCGGCAAATATTTGTGTGCGCGCAGATCTGCTGAGCAAACTTCGGCGCAGATTTGGCTAATATTTGTGTCGCTGCAGCTGCAGGCTAGTAGAAAACTTCCGCTCAAGTGCCCCTGCAAGCTTGCATTTGTCAAAAGAATGTAGAGATGTAATGATATCAAAATATGAGAGTATCCGATTAATTAAGTCACTTCTTCTTTAGTCTGATGCGAAGAAATATGAGAGTATCCGATTAATTAAGCACatgatatatgtgtgtttgttTCTCCTTTAGTCTGATGCGAATCATCACCTCTGTGCTGaccttaaaaataaatcacgatACAATCGACGACGAGTGACTGACTCCCATCGCTGCAGATTTCTTGAGACCGCACGAGTCGCCGACTCGGGGGCGCACCGCGATGTAAAGGGATATAGGAGGCGGGCCCACAcgcggggaggaggggtgGCGCAGTTGATCAGCGAGCGGGCACGGCACGGGTACCGCACGCGCCCTCACGGCCTCTCGCCGTCACGCCCGCCGAACCAacgactcgccgccgccatggccacccgccgacgcgccgcgggggcggcggcggcgccgcagccgccggcgtGGACCCCGGAGCCGTGGAGCGACGGCGAGACGTCCGCCCTGCTCGACGCGTGGGGGCCGCGCCAcatccgcgccgccggtggggcCCTCCGCCCCGGCGACTGGCGGGCCTGCGcggccgccgtcaccgcccgccgcgccgccgctggacGCGCGCCGCGCACCATCGACCAGTGCAAGAATCGTATGGATTACCTCAAGAAGCGCCTCAAGGCCGAGCGCTCCAGGTCCACGGGCGGCcgggccccgccgccgccgctgcagacCCCGGTCGACCGCCTCCGCGCGCTCCTGCGGCTcgctccctccgtttcgtcCGGATTCActccccgcggcggcgccataCCCAAGGttgaagaggaggaggaggatgaggagacCTGCGCGGCTCCTCTGCCCCGTGCCTGGCCGTCGGTGCCGAAGCGGCCGAGGACGGCGGTAGCGTTCTTACCGGTGAGCTCCTCCGCTGGGCATCATCACGGGGATGGAGGGACGCCGTGCACGGAGGTGGCCGCAGCTCTGGATAGGCTCGCAGGAACATACGAGCGGGTGGAGTCGGCGAAGCAGAAGGAGGCGACACGGCTGGAGGAGCGGCGCCTGGAGGCCATGCGCGATCTCGAGATCGAGCGCATGCGGATTCTCGTCGACGTCGccatctccgcctccgccgttgccgccgacgccgccactGCCACGGCGGCGTCCTCTAGTTGGTGAGtcatttcatttttgtatATGTGCATATGTACAGCAGCAGGTCATTTGGTGGTCATAACATTAACTATGTTTGATGATTCGTTATTCTCTTTGGAATTTAAATTCACCATGCCtggaaatttgaatttcactGGTAGTGGCTTATGCATGATGATGTGAATGTGATAATCAAGTTCTGTCAGACATTATATCCACCATCTTAACAGGCAATGCTGGTGTTTTTAAAACTACTCGCGTGCAAAAAGAAACTGCTTTATTGTGATGCTTCGTTCAATCTGATTTCAGAAGAATCTCAATTGCAATATTCATGTCCAATGAGCAACAATTACTTGAACTATCCACTGTGTTGACCAGCttgattaatttgttattcATGATGCCATTTGCTGAGTTATAACAAACTATGTAGTTCACAATCCCCTCATACTTGTGTTTGTCATCTGTTTCTTGGCAGAGGAACTAGGACAGTAGACTGGCCATGGTAGCCATCCAGATTCCAGTCTACTTTAAGAGACAATTGCGGTGTGGAGAAGGCAATTGACATGATGGCCCTGCCAAAAAGTTACATTGGTTTAGGATTACAGGAAAAGGTTAGCCAGATATAGGACAGTACATGGtgagatttatatttttttagttcgcTGATAGCAAGTTTGCAGCAATGTAAGATGAGACTTGATTTCCTTAACATATCATCTGTTTTGGGATCACTATATGGTAGATATTGCTGTAATCCTCTCTTGTTTCCAGCTGCCTAGCTATTTAGCTCAGTTTCGAAACATTTCTAGTACATATGACACTTTCTTAGAGATACGA from Oryza brachyantha chromosome 3, ObraRS2, whole genome shotgun sequence carries:
- the LOC121053931 gene encoding trihelix transcription factor ASIL1-like, coding for MATRRRAAGAAAAPQPPAWTPEPWSDGETSALLDAWGPRHIRAAGGALRPGDWRACAAAVTARRAAAGRAPRTIDQCKNRMDYLKKRLKAERSRSTGGRAPPPPLQTPVDRLRALLRLAPSVSSGFTPRGGAIPKVEEEEEDEETCAAPLPRAWPSVPKRPRTAVAFLPVSSSAGHHHGDGGTPCTEVAAALDRLAGTYERVESAKQKEATRLEERRLEAMRDLEIERMRILVDVAISASAVAADAATATAASSS